The following are from one region of the Halogeometricum sp. S3BR5-2 genome:
- the coxB gene encoding cytochrome c oxidase subunit II, with product MPTTTTGVGLGVLAQTGLIPRGTRAFVFERIFVVFLVLGTAVGVVVVGYMLYNAYKYRAGGGRGSDADRPVLGELPSGSGGGRKLFTSFFLSTVVVISLVSWTYGTLLFVEEGPQAEDTMEVRVEGYQFGWRFVYPNGYESDTLYVPQNESVRLVVTSDDVFHNFGIPALRVKTDAIPGQETETWFRAEETGNYTARCYELCGSGHSFMTATVVVMEPGEYEAWYDGTEGNASVTGGASGTETAANEAVAEAAK from the coding sequence ATGCCAACTACTACCACGGGCGTGGGGCTCGGCGTCCTCGCCCAGACGGGCCTGATTCCGCGCGGGACCCGCGCGTTCGTCTTCGAGCGCATCTTCGTCGTGTTCCTCGTGTTGGGCACCGCCGTCGGCGTCGTCGTCGTCGGCTACATGCTGTACAACGCGTACAAGTACCGCGCGGGCGGCGGGCGAGGCAGCGACGCCGACCGCCCCGTCCTCGGCGAACTGCCGTCCGGGAGCGGCGGCGGGCGGAAACTGTTCACCTCCTTCTTCCTCAGCACCGTCGTCGTCATCTCGCTCGTCTCGTGGACGTACGGGACCCTCCTGTTCGTCGAGGAGGGGCCGCAGGCGGAGGACACGATGGAGGTCCGCGTGGAGGGCTACCAGTTCGGGTGGCGGTTCGTCTACCCGAACGGGTACGAGTCCGACACCCTCTACGTCCCGCAGAACGAGTCGGTCAGACTCGTCGTCACCTCCGACGACGTGTTCCACAACTTCGGTATCCCCGCGTTGCGGGTGAAGACAGACGCCATCCCCGGACAGGAGACGGAGACGTGGTTCCGGGCCGAGGAGACGGGCAACTACACCGCTCGGTGCTACGAACTCTGCGGGTCCGGCCACTCGTTCATGACGGCGACGGTGGTCGTGATGGAACCCGGGGAGTACGAGGCGTGGTACGACGGAACCGAGGGTAACGCGTCCGTCACGGGAGGCGCGTCGGGCACCGAGACGGCGGCGAACGAGGCGGTCGCGGAGGCGGCGAAATGA
- a CDS encoding DUF7410 domain-containing protein, producing MRERVRPETAVPDGETPPATCPYCGRPFRTARLRALHVGEAHAARRTESEQEAYESAVTAEEDDLFLYHLKVVAALGSVYAAFVILGIIGFSIAG from the coding sequence ATGAGAGAGCGCGTCCGACCCGAGACGGCGGTTCCCGACGGGGAGACGCCGCCGGCGACGTGCCCCTACTGCGGCCGCCCGTTCCGCACGGCGCGGCTTCGAGCCCTCCACGTCGGCGAGGCGCACGCGGCGCGCCGGACCGAGTCCGAGCAGGAAGCATACGAGTCCGCGGTGACGGCCGAGGAGGACGACCTCTTTCTCTACCACCTGAAAGTGGTCGCGGCGCTCGGGAGCGTCTACGCCGCGTTCGTCATCCTCGGCATCATCGGGTTCAGTATCGCCGGGTGA
- a CDS encoding cytochrome C oxidase subunit IV family protein: MNTKLYTVIYVVLFVSATVQVLVEFAGLAYWTAFALIMVLSAAKAVLVAAYFQHLRWEPRSLTYLVGIGLAAALALTFAASYSIL, translated from the coding sequence ATGAACACGAAACTGTACACGGTAATCTACGTGGTGTTGTTCGTCTCGGCGACGGTGCAAGTGCTGGTCGAGTTCGCCGGACTGGCCTACTGGACGGCGTTCGCGCTCATCATGGTGCTGTCGGCGGCGAAGGCGGTGCTCGTCGCCGCCTACTTCCAGCACCTGCGGTGGGAGCCCCGTTCGCTCACGTACCTCGTCGGAATCGGCCTCGCGGCGGCGCTGGCGCTGACGTTCGCCGCGTCGTACTCCATCCTCTGA
- a CDS encoding CDP-4-keto-6-deoxy-D-glucose-3-dehydrase gives MLAIAGGKGGCGKTTTALGLAVALDGPTLVVDADADMPNLHAMAGVPRDPPAPDADSDPNRNPDPNWNPNSLGHRHPDHDGVRVCPAPAASGEARRTAGGGRTDDGTTARLDRVREAAPDAGTVLVDCPAGAGPDAAAPVRAADGVLLVASACAPSLRDAAKTGATARALGTPVVGAVLTRSRLSPASVESLLGCPLLGVVPPVDPPVLDDARVGSAYRDVAVSLQHHKDII, from the coding sequence ATGCTCGCGATAGCCGGCGGCAAGGGCGGATGCGGCAAGACCACGACGGCGCTCGGGTTGGCCGTCGCCCTCGACGGTCCGACCCTCGTCGTCGACGCCGACGCCGACATGCCGAACCTCCACGCGATGGCGGGCGTCCCGCGCGACCCGCCCGCGCCGGATGCCGACTCGGACCCGAATCGGAATCCCGACCCGAACTGGAACCCGAACTCCCTCGGTCACCGCCACCCCGACCACGACGGGGTGAGAGTCTGTCCGGCACCGGCGGCGTCGGGCGAAGCGAGACGAACGGCCGGAGGAGGGCGGACGGACGACGGAACGACCGCGCGCCTCGACCGAGTCCGCGAGGCCGCGCCGGACGCGGGAACGGTGCTGGTCGACTGTCCCGCCGGCGCGGGGCCGGACGCCGCCGCGCCCGTACGCGCGGCGGACGGCGTCCTCCTCGTCGCGTCCGCGTGCGCCCCCTCCCTGCGCGACGCGGCGAAGACGGGGGCGACGGCCCGAGCGCTGGGAACGCCCGTCGTCGGCGCCGTCCTCACCCGCTCGCGGCTGTCGCCGGCGAGCGTCGAGTCGCTGCTCGGGTGTCCCCTTCTCGGCGTCGTCCCCCCCGTCGACCCGCCCGTGCTGGACGACGCGCGCGTCGGGAGCGCGTACCGAGACGTGGCAGTCAGTCTACAGCATCACAAAGACATAATATAG
- a CDS encoding cbb3-type cytochrome c oxidase subunit I, protein MSDERRTDGGHPADDQPNTADRRPDGGSAERADASTAVGELTVPAAESDYEETASEFPSTGSIRRWFVTTNHKDVGILYVVTSLFFLVLGGVLAWLLRIQLWAPRTPTTTVLEPLAYNQAVSAHGLIMVFWFLSPFAFGFANYVVPLQIGAKDLAFPRLNALSYWLYLFSGILFGVSFFQGGTFAGGWTMYAPLNVPTFTPDVGASTAVLALTLFVASVTVSSVNFLTSMHTMRAEGLTLRKLPLFTWSILLTVWMMLFAFAALLAALIILSSDRLLGTTYFALESPAGSMLWAHLFWFFGHPEVYIVFFPALGVMAEVFQTFTGRRIVGRKWFIAAMVLVALQSFVVWMHHMFLTTINLQIKTLFMITTIGISLPFDLMVFALIYTMLKGKIRFTTPFLFVFGALLLFIIGGITGVFLGAIVLDYEFRGTYWVVAHFHYVMVGGVTALVGGLYYWFPKMTGRMYDEFLGKLHFGVYFVGFNLLYFPLFVAWETPRRVFDYSAGLQIWHQLATVGAFVLGLSFLIMFYNLTKSAFSGDPAGDNPWEYATTAEWAVPSPPPLENFPGLPTYRDGSLGFREESTAADGGEAAADGGEAATDGGERDGDAATDGGVATADAATPPARHDEQEEHASHASIWPFVVGAGTFLLFLGLSGLRDASFPEGVAGSFYLGTAALGGVVTLGSLVFMGLEPFHGPELADGEAWPFSGLEYGKVGMWIFLASDVVLFGGFIGAYVFTRVAFGWTAWEPIPSNPVPGLVNTYLLLTSSFTVVLALVAAEKRNRAGLVTSLAATFLLGVGFLVNKGIEWDHLFHEGLWLSSNVRASTFFLTTGLHAAHVIVGLIVTLYLVARAWRGAYLEDSSSVEYFGLYWHFVDIVWLFLFPLFYIL, encoded by the coding sequence ATGAGCGACGAACGCCGCACCGACGGCGGACACCCTGCAGACGACCAACCGAACACCGCGGACCGACGACCCGACGGCGGCAGCGCGGAACGGGCGGACGCCTCGACGGCCGTCGGCGAACTGACCGTCCCGGCCGCGGAGAGCGACTACGAGGAGACGGCCTCGGAGTTCCCGTCGACGGGGAGCATCCGCCGGTGGTTCGTCACGACCAATCACAAGGACGTGGGCATCCTCTACGTCGTCACCTCGCTGTTCTTCCTCGTCCTCGGCGGCGTGCTCGCGTGGCTCCTCAGAATCCAACTGTGGGCGCCGCGGACGCCGACGACGACGGTGCTGGAACCGCTGGCGTACAACCAGGCCGTCTCCGCGCACGGACTCATCATGGTGTTCTGGTTCCTCTCGCCGTTCGCGTTCGGCTTCGCCAACTACGTCGTCCCCCTGCAAATCGGCGCGAAGGACCTCGCGTTCCCTCGGCTGAACGCCCTCTCCTACTGGCTCTACCTCTTCTCGGGCATCCTGTTCGGCGTCTCCTTCTTCCAGGGCGGGACGTTCGCCGGCGGGTGGACGATGTACGCGCCGCTGAACGTCCCGACGTTCACGCCGGACGTGGGCGCGAGTACGGCGGTGCTGGCGCTGACGCTGTTCGTCGCGTCGGTCACCGTCTCCTCGGTCAACTTCCTCACCTCGATGCACACGATGCGCGCGGAGGGGCTAACGCTCAGGAAACTCCCCCTGTTCACGTGGTCTATCCTCCTCACGGTCTGGATGATGCTGTTCGCGTTCGCCGCGTTGCTGGCGGCGCTCATCATCCTCTCCTCCGACAGGCTCCTGGGGACGACCTACTTCGCGCTCGAATCGCCCGCCGGGTCGATGCTGTGGGCGCACCTGTTCTGGTTCTTCGGCCACCCCGAGGTGTACATCGTCTTCTTCCCGGCGTTGGGGGTGATGGCCGAGGTGTTCCAGACGTTCACCGGCCGCCGCATCGTCGGCCGCAAGTGGTTCATCGCGGCGATGGTTCTGGTTGCGCTCCAGAGCTTCGTCGTCTGGATGCACCACATGTTCCTGACGACCATCAACCTCCAGATAAAGACGCTCTTTATGATAACCACCATCGGCATCTCGCTGCCGTTCGACCTGATGGTGTTCGCGCTCATCTACACGATGCTGAAGGGGAAGATACGCTTCACCACGCCGTTCCTGTTCGTGTTCGGCGCCCTCCTGCTGTTCATCATCGGCGGAATTACGGGCGTCTTCCTCGGCGCCATCGTCCTCGACTACGAATTCAGAGGGACGTACTGGGTCGTCGCGCACTTCCACTACGTGATGGTCGGCGGCGTCACCGCCCTCGTCGGAGGGCTGTACTACTGGTTCCCGAAGATGACCGGGCGGATGTACGACGAGTTCCTCGGGAAACTCCACTTCGGCGTCTACTTCGTCGGCTTCAACCTCCTCTACTTCCCTCTGTTCGTCGCGTGGGAGACGCCGCGCCGCGTGTTCGACTACTCGGCCGGCCTCCAAATCTGGCACCAACTCGCCACCGTCGGCGCGTTCGTCCTCGGCCTCTCGTTTCTCATCATGTTCTACAACCTGACGAAGAGCGCGTTCTCCGGCGACCCGGCGGGCGACAACCCCTGGGAGTACGCCACCACCGCCGAGTGGGCCGTCCCCTCGCCGCCGCCGTTGGAGAACTTCCCCGGCCTGCCGACGTACCGGGACGGGTCGCTCGGGTTCCGCGAGGAGTCGACGGCGGCGGACGGCGGGGAGGCGGCCGCCGACGGCGGCGAGGCGGCGACGGACGGCGGGGAACGAGACGGGGACGCCGCCACGGACGGCGGCGTCGCCACCGCCGACGCGGCGACGCCCCCGGCGCGGCACGACGAACAGGAAGAGCACGCCAGCCACGCGAGTATCTGGCCGTTCGTCGTCGGCGCCGGGACGTTCCTCCTGTTCCTCGGCCTCTCGGGCCTCCGAGACGCGTCGTTCCCGGAGGGTGTCGCCGGGAGTTTCTACCTCGGCACCGCCGCCCTCGGCGGCGTCGTCACGCTCGGGTCGCTCGTGTTCATGGGGCTGGAACCGTTCCACGGCCCCGAACTCGCCGACGGCGAGGCGTGGCCGTTCAGCGGCCTGGAGTACGGGAAAGTCGGAATGTGGATATTCCTCGCCAGCGACGTGGTGCTGTTCGGCGGGTTCATCGGCGCCTACGTGTTCACGCGCGTGGCGTTCGGGTGGACGGCGTGGGAGCCGATTCCGTCGAATCCGGTTCCGGGGCTGGTGAACACCTACCTCCTCCTGACGAGCAGTTTCACCGTCGTCCTCGCTCTCGTCGCCGCGGAGAAGAGGAACCGGGCGGGGCTGGTCACCAGCCTCGCCGCGACGTTCCTCCTCGGCGTCGGCTTCCTCGTCAACAAGGGTATCGAGTGGGACCACCTGTTCCACGAGGGCCTGTGGCTCTCCTCGAACGTGCGCGCCTCGACGTTCTTCCTCACAACGGGACTGCACGCCGCGCACGTCATCGTGGGTCTCATCGTGACGCTGTATCTCGTCGCCCGCGCGTGGCGCGGGGCCTACTTGGAGGACAGCAGTTCGGTGGAGTACTTCGGCCTCTACTGGCACTTCGTCGACATCGTCTGGCTGTTCCTCTTCCCGCTGTTCTACATCCTGTGA
- a CDS encoding TIGR00725 family protein → MRISIIGGGTVGEEARETAVAAGRIVAQRGHTVVCGGLGGVMEAACRGAKEAGGDTVGILPTERRADANDYVDIAVATGLGHARNGLVVMNGDGVIAIDGAGGTLSEVGFSLVFDRPIAGLGTHDVPGVEACETPEEAVRYVEDELGV, encoded by the coding sequence ATGCGAATCAGCATCATCGGCGGCGGCACGGTCGGCGAAGAGGCCCGCGAGACGGCCGTCGCCGCCGGCCGTATCGTCGCCCAGCGCGGTCACACCGTCGTCTGCGGCGGCCTCGGCGGCGTGATGGAGGCGGCCTGCCGCGGCGCGAAGGAGGCCGGCGGCGACACCGTCGGAATCCTCCCCACGGAGCGACGCGCGGACGCGAACGACTACGTAGATATCGCCGTCGCCACCGGTCTCGGCCACGCGCGCAACGGCCTCGTCGTGATGAACGGCGACGGCGTGATAGCTATCGACGGCGCGGGCGGGACGCTCTCGGAGGTGGGTTTCTCGCTCGTGTTCGACCGGCCCATCGCGGGGTTAGGCACCCACGATGTTCCGGGCGTGGAGGCCTGTGAGACGCCCGAGGAGGCGGTTCGGTACGTCGAAGACGAGTTAGGTGTCTAG
- a CDS encoding DUF6789 family protein, with translation MSGELAERESVGAEESLAESFEIPISGRVVLMAMSGGFVGTVLMMPVLVGIPELLGLFQTAPITGFAGFAAFFGLEPTLLLGVVLFGFGGTVVLPLTFLVLGAFLPPESPRYLRGATFATFFWTGFLPAFWPDAGLLTVLSFLVFSLLAHWVYGLTLGVVLHRTTGIPQHDV, from the coding sequence ATGAGTGGAGAGCTCGCGGAGCGGGAGTCCGTCGGCGCCGAGGAATCGCTGGCCGAATCGTTCGAGATACCCATCAGCGGGCGCGTCGTCCTGATGGCGATGTCCGGCGGGTTCGTCGGCACGGTGCTGATGATGCCCGTCCTCGTCGGCATCCCCGAACTGCTGGGACTGTTTCAGACGGCGCCCATCACCGGGTTCGCCGGGTTCGCCGCGTTCTTCGGCCTCGAACCCACCCTGTTGCTCGGCGTCGTCCTGTTCGGGTTCGGCGGCACCGTCGTCCTCCCCCTGACGTTCCTCGTCCTCGGGGCGTTCCTCCCGCCGGAGTCGCCGCGCTACCTCCGCGGCGCGACGTTCGCGACGTTCTTCTGGACGGGGTTCCTCCCGGCGTTCTGGCCGGACGCCGGCCTCCTCACCGTCCTCTCCTTCCTCGTCTTCTCGCTTCTCGCCCACTGGGTGTACGGGCTGACGCTCGGCGTGGTGCTCCACCGCACGACCGGCATCCCGCAGCACGACGTCTGA
- a CDS encoding YlbF family regulator, translated as MSIQTERLEDMGRELGDAIAGTPEYEAFEEAKEAVENDEELQAEIREFQQRREEFMLARQRGEATQEGLEEVQTAQRELHSKDKMATYLEAQETLQERLEAVNKAISDPLAVDFGGEAGGCCQD; from the coding sequence ATGAGCATCCAGACCGAGCGACTCGAAGACATGGGGCGCGAACTCGGCGACGCCATCGCGGGGACGCCGGAGTACGAGGCGTTCGAGGAGGCGAAGGAAGCCGTCGAGAACGACGAGGAACTGCAGGCGGAGATACGCGAGTTCCAGCAGCGCCGCGAGGAGTTCATGCTCGCCCGACAGCGAGGCGAGGCGACGCAGGAGGGCCTGGAGGAGGTCCAGACGGCGCAGCGCGAACTGCACTCGAAGGACAAGATGGCGACGTACCTGGAGGCCCAAGAGACGCTTCAGGAGCGGCTCGAAGCGGTCAACAAGGCCATCTCCGACCCCCTCGCCGTCGACTTCGGCGGCGAGGCCGGCGGCTGCTGTCAGGACTGA
- the dph2 gene encoding diphthamide biosynthesis enzyme Dph2, whose protein sequence is MSQDATSEGDLRNTGMSLRHDREWDYELERIVEEVEERGASRVGLQFPEGLKRRGPAVADDLRELCGDDVTFMLSGQPCYGACDLDTYLMRRTDVFVHFGHSPMKQSDKIIYVPLFSNVDPMPILEDSLEELDGEEVGLVTTAQHMNRFEDMCDWLEERGYDVHTRRGDDRLSHEGQVLGCNYASADIDADQVLYVGGGKFHPLGLAMEHPEKKVVIADPVNNVVKIADTEQFMKQRYASVHKAMDAEKWGVIFCTKIGQGRMEIAEKILEDNPNAYLITMDEVTPDRLRNFDMDAFVNTGCPRITTDDGPRFHKPMLTPGEYRIAVGDKPLDSLEFDTFHGTW, encoded by the coding sequence ATGAGCCAAGACGCGACCTCGGAGGGGGACCTCAGAAACACCGGGATGTCCCTGCGGCACGACCGGGAGTGGGACTACGAACTCGAACGCATCGTCGAGGAGGTCGAAGAGCGCGGCGCGAGCCGCGTCGGCCTCCAGTTCCCCGAGGGCCTGAAGCGCCGCGGTCCGGCCGTCGCCGACGACCTGCGCGAACTGTGCGGCGACGACGTGACGTTCATGCTGTCGGGGCAGCCCTGTTACGGCGCCTGCGACCTCGACACCTACCTGATGCGCCGGACGGACGTGTTCGTCCACTTCGGCCACTCGCCGATGAAGCAGTCGGACAAGATCATCTACGTCCCGCTGTTCTCGAACGTCGACCCGATGCCCATCCTGGAGGACTCCCTCGAGGAACTCGACGGCGAGGAGGTCGGCCTCGTGACGACGGCCCAGCACATGAACCGCTTCGAGGACATGTGCGATTGGCTCGAAGAGCGCGGCTACGACGTCCACACCCGCCGCGGCGACGACCGACTCTCCCACGAGGGGCAGGTGCTCGGCTGCAACTACGCCTCCGCCGACATCGACGCCGACCAGGTGCTGTACGTCGGCGGCGGGAAGTTCCACCCGCTCGGTCTGGCGATGGAACACCCCGAGAAGAAGGTGGTCATCGCCGACCCCGTCAACAACGTCGTGAAGATAGCCGACACGGAGCAGTTCATGAAGCAGCGCTACGCCTCCGTCCACAAGGCGATGGACGCCGAGAAGTGGGGCGTCATCTTCTGTACGAAGATCGGACAGGGTCGCATGGAGATAGCCGAGAAGATACTCGAGGACAACCCGAACGCCTACCTCATCACGATGGACGAGGTGACGCCCGATAGACTGCGAAACTTCGACATGGACGCGTTCGTCAACACCGGGTGCCCGCGCATCACCACCGACGACGGCCCGCGCTTCCACAAGCCGATGCTGACGCCCGGCGAGTACCGAATCGCCGTCGGCGACAAACCACTCGACTCCTTGGAGTTCGACACGTTCCACGGGACGTGGTGA
- a CDS encoding FKBP-type peptidyl-prolyl cis-trans isomerase → MSDEQQAEAAEAEADAAEDVEEEVAEEETEGGIQDGDFVRLAYTVRTVEDDTVVDTTDEEVAEEAEIDTDEYDFEPRVIIVGAGHIFESVDDALVGAEVGDTGTVEIPAAEAFGEFDDDEVRTVSANKIDEDDRYPGAQVQVDGDQGRIETIIGGRARVNFNHPLAGEDLEYEYEILELVDDREEQAEGLLGMYLQQVPEVWIQTDEEEEEQVVESDDEDDDAEPETETVTTEKETLYIEATQQMTMNQQWMFSKQQIAQDLMDRLDLDRVIVQETIDGMGGMMGGMGGMMGGMGGGADAEDIEDAMEDVDVDADELVEELEEGDLDVEADADEE, encoded by the coding sequence ATGAGTGACGAACAGCAGGCGGAGGCCGCCGAGGCGGAGGCCGATGCAGCGGAGGACGTCGAAGAAGAGGTCGCCGAGGAGGAGACCGAGGGCGGGATTCAGGACGGCGACTTCGTCCGCCTCGCCTACACGGTCCGAACGGTCGAAGACGACACCGTCGTCGACACGACCGACGAGGAGGTGGCCGAGGAGGCCGAGATAGACACCGACGAGTACGACTTCGAACCCCGCGTCATCATCGTCGGCGCGGGCCACATCTTCGAGTCGGTCGACGACGCTCTCGTCGGCGCCGAGGTGGGCGACACCGGCACCGTCGAGATTCCGGCCGCCGAGGCGTTCGGCGAGTTCGACGACGACGAGGTGCGCACGGTCAGCGCCAACAAGATAGACGAGGACGACCGCTACCCCGGCGCGCAGGTGCAGGTCGACGGCGACCAGGGCCGCATCGAGACCATCATCGGCGGCCGCGCCCGCGTCAACTTCAACCACCCCCTCGCCGGCGAGGACCTCGAGTACGAGTACGAGATTCTCGAACTCGTCGACGACCGCGAGGAGCAGGCCGAGGGCCTCCTCGGCATGTACCTCCAGCAGGTCCCCGAGGTCTGGATCCAGACCGACGAGGAGGAAGAAGAGCAGGTCGTCGAGTCCGACGACGAGGACGACGACGCCGAACCCGAGACGGAGACGGTCACGACCGAAAAGGAGACGCTGTACATCGAGGCCACCCAGCAGATGACGATGAACCAGCAGTGGATGTTCTCGAAGCAGCAGATCGCACAGGACCTCATGGACCGTCTCGACCTCGACCGCGTCATCGTCCAGGAGACCATCGACGGCATGGGCGGCATGATGGGCGGCATGGGCGGTATGATGGGCGGCATGGGCGGCGGCGCCGACGCCGAGGACATCGAGGACGCCATGGAGGACGTCGACGTCGACGCCGACGAACTCGTCGAGGAACTCGAAGAGGGCGACCTCGACGTCGAAGCGGACGCCGACGAGGAGTAG
- a CDS encoding GNAT family N-acetyltransferase: MHLRRLPAEEPAVRRYVEKLWLPYHRELSRTVADHGLAGDVDVVEEETPFRLDRLASEDYRTWVAVDESETMGTEREEGEGASVLTDPESALTGFVSADVERSPSVFDRPDRLVVGDIYVRSAFRGTGLAHRLVRRAARYAEEAECGELALDVDADNERARSFYDSLGFETRRHRMVVSADEL, translated from the coding sequence ATGCACCTCCGTCGTCTCCCCGCCGAGGAACCCGCCGTTCGCCGCTACGTCGAGAAGTTGTGGCTGCCCTACCACCGCGAACTGTCGCGGACCGTCGCCGACCACGGCCTCGCCGGGGACGTCGACGTCGTAGAGGAGGAGACACCCTTCCGGCTCGACCGCCTCGCCTCGGAGGACTATCGGACGTGGGTCGCCGTCGACGAGTCGGAGACGATGGGGACGGAGAGGGAGGAGGGCGAGGGGGCGTCCGTCCTGACCGACCCCGAGAGCGCGCTCACCGGGTTCGTCTCGGCGGACGTCGAGCGGTCCCCGAGCGTCTTCGACCGACCCGACAGGCTGGTCGTGGGCGATATCTACGTGCGCTCGGCGTTCCGGGGAACGGGGCTCGCGCACCGACTCGTCCGCCGGGCCGCGCGCTACGCGGAGGAGGCCGAGTGCGGCGAACTCGCCCTCGACGTGGACGCGGACAACGAGCGGGCGCGCTCGTTCTACGACTCGCTTGGATTCGAGACGCGGCGCCACCGGATGGTCGTCTCCGCCGACGAACTGTAG
- a CDS encoding RAD55 family ATPase, with the protein MSDRLTTGITVLDRELGGGIPAGSIVALLADPASQSELFLYELTAVRGTLYLTTVRSDQAVEDAISRTRTRVGSPTVRDVGAEAPLDAANKLVRDLPEGANLIVDVVDVLEAADPVRYRAFLNGLQTHMVNTGGLAVLHGMKGDAPTNRRYTEHMADVVFDLRTAVDGAEIENRLAVPKFRGGRAPEETIKLRLSEQVAVDTSRDIA; encoded by the coding sequence GTGTCCGACCGACTGACGACCGGTATCACGGTCCTCGACCGCGAACTCGGCGGCGGCATCCCGGCGGGGAGCATCGTCGCCCTGTTGGCCGACCCGGCCAGTCAGTCCGAACTGTTCCTCTACGAACTCACCGCCGTCCGCGGGACGCTGTATCTGACGACCGTCCGCTCGGATCAGGCGGTCGAAGACGCCATCTCGCGCACGCGAACGCGCGTCGGGTCGCCCACCGTCCGCGACGTGGGCGCGGAGGCGCCCCTCGACGCGGCGAACAAACTCGTCCGCGACCTGCCGGAGGGCGCGAACCTCATCGTGGACGTGGTGGACGTGTTGGAGGCGGCCGACCCCGTTCGGTACCGGGCGTTCCTGAACGGTCTCCAGACGCACATGGTGAATACCGGCGGCCTCGCCGTCCTCCACGGGATGAAGGGGGACGCGCCGACGAACCGACGGTACACCGAACACATGGCCGACGTGGTGTTCGACCTGCGGACGGCCGTCGACGGCGCGGAGATAGAGAATCGCTTGGCCGTCCCGAAGTTCCGCGGCGGCCGCGCCCCGGAGGAGACCATCAAACTCCGCCTCAGCGAGCAGGTGGCCGTCGACACCAGCCGCGACATCGCCTGA
- the cyaB gene encoding class IV adenylate cyclase, with product MYEVEVKLRADHGTVRERLAEAGAVREAGVKQTDTYYGAPHRDFAETDEALRIRREARVDDGDGGDEGETTKVTYKGPLVDEASKTRSEHETTVGDGESVEGILSGLGFEPVETVEKDREFFALDGYTVTLDAVAGLGEFVEVEAAAETEAEIDAVREGAFEVLRRLGLDPDDQIRTSYLALLLAE from the coding sequence ATGTACGAGGTGGAGGTCAAACTCCGCGCGGACCACGGGACGGTTCGGGAGCGACTCGCCGAGGCGGGCGCCGTCCGCGAGGCCGGTGTCAAGCAGACAGACACCTACTACGGTGCCCCGCACCGCGACTTCGCGGAGACGGACGAGGCGCTCCGAATCCGCCGGGAGGCGCGCGTCGACGACGGCGACGGCGGAGACGAGGGGGAGACGACGAAGGTGACGTACAAAGGCCCCCTCGTCGACGAGGCGTCGAAGACGCGGAGCGAACACGAGACGACCGTCGGAGACGGCGAGAGCGTCGAGGGCATCCTCTCGGGCCTCGGCTTCGAACCGGTCGAGACGGTGGAGAAAGACCGGGAGTTCTTCGCCCTCGACGGCTACACGGTCACCCTCGACGCCGTGGCGGGCCTCGGCGAGTTCGTGGAAGTCGAGGCGGCGGCCGAGACGGAAGCGGAGATAGACGCCGTCAGAGAGGGCGCCTTCGAGGTTCTCCGCCGCCTCGGCCTCGACCCGGACGACCAGATTCGGACCTCCTACCTCGCACTCCTCCTCGCGGAGTGA